Proteins from a genomic interval of Candidatus Thorarchaeota archaeon:
- a CDS encoding N-6 DNA methylase, which yields MNHPIEAKQRGAYYTYSRVAEFLVRWAVRTDEDLVMDPSFGEGVFLDAVLQKLGSRASVGNRLFGVEIEKNTYEVVV from the coding sequence ATGAATCACCCTATCGAGGCGAAGCAGCGTGGGGCGTACTACACCTATTCCAGAGTGGCGGAGTTCTTGGTGCGCTGGGCTGTCCGCACCGACGAAGACCTTGTAATGGACCCTTCATTCGGTGAGGGGGTATTTCTTGATGCAGTCCTCCAGAAACTGGGCAGTCGGGCCTCAGTCGGCAACCGGCTGTTCGGTGTGGAGATAGAGAAGAACACATACGAAGTGGTGGTC